Within Vigna unguiculata cultivar IT97K-499-35 chromosome 2, ASM411807v1, whole genome shotgun sequence, the genomic segment GATTTCCTCCCCAGTGATGATATAAATGTACTGCAAAAAGCATATGTAAGAAGTGAGGAATGGCATGTCCTATTAACTCCTAATCATTTTTCATGTACTAGGTGACTCTATACTATCAGAAGTTTGCATATGGACATCTAGTGCAAACTTAAAAAAAGCCTCCTACACTCTCAAGTACTTCTGCAATTACCTACTTCTATCATTACTTTGCATCATACACCAGTTCAACTTGTAAGTCTTCTTTCATTGATAATACACAACACAATATGATTTTCTCTTTCCTCATGTTACTCCCACCTAAACTTCACCTTCCTGTTTTCATAATCTGCATTTTCACACCCAATAAAAACTAATACTTAAGAGTTGAgctaaatgaaaattaatttatcaatttatttgTGCACACATCACATGACACGTCAAAAGAGAGAGTGAGTACCAGAAATATAAAGCCAAGGGTCGCTAAAAACACTTGGAGATTTTCTTCTAACATCCCAGAAAGGCTTTCATCCTCTGAATCACCAGAGCCATCAGGACCACTACCACCACTGTTGCCGCCTCCTCCTGGTGGTTTCTCTCCCCCGTCACCACCACTGTCATAATAATCACCCTTTTCAATTTGCCGTCGTAATACATCCTCTATTGAATTTTGACCCTTGAATTTTCCTATAGCTTTCTCAATAGATTTCCACGGGGAATTCTGATAACATTTATAATGTCAGTAAAATGTAGGAATATCCTAAtcaatacacacacacacacacacacacatatagaGTAGTTCTGGTTCATTTCCCACAGATTCATGatagaaaaaattaatgacAATTTTGGGCTTCAGATGCATTGAAACGAAAAGAGTTGCTTCTAGTCCATTCTATTCTAAATGGTTGGTCTACTGCTGAAAATATTTTTGAGGAAACAAAGCATCCTGCAGCTTAGCTTCATCATTTCCTAACACAATTCTTTAACTAAAATAGCAAGTTGCAGTAACTTGATCGAGGATTTCTCTTCGTCAGAAAGATTATGTACCCCAACTCCCTGATTACACTCCATCATTTCATATGGAAACTATATGCATGTTTGCATTAAACCTTAACATGTTATGACATTCAAACACAACAAACTAAAGCGAAAGTCAAAATAACGTGCAATACCTCATCATCATTTCCCATCATCCCTTGTTCACCAGCTAAGCAAATATGCAGAGGTTTCCGAGATTGTGAAATAGGCCGACATTTCAAGCCAAACGATTGTCTTGCTCTTAGAGTGAGTAGAACACAAGAGCAAGGACCAAAACTCTTTGGTAAACCGTATGGTTTTGAATGAAGCTTGTGCAACTGAGATATATTTTTCACAGAAATCCAGGGCTGGCATGCAGTAACTTGTGCAATGTTCATTTTTGTCAAACAGCTCAGCTACCCCCAAGTTTCAAACATTACATTCTACAATTTCACATAATCAAGCTTCAATTCAAATTGGTTCagtcaaaaattttaaacactAGTTATGACTACTAAACATGCAACAAGAGACATAATGACACGGCTCCAGcatcattttcttgaaaaatttgCAAAACCTTCACTGTCAACTTCAACAGCTTACCAGCTCCCATAACCAAAACCTCACAGAAAAAGAACATATGAAAATAGTCATTACATAACGGCCCTTTCCCCCCAAATAGGACCCAGAAAACAATTAACATCAGTTAGGGTTTAAAACGAGTTTAGAATGTATACCAAATCAagctaaaattgaaaaataaatccCTTCCActaacactttttcttttcgaAACGtgattattaaaacaaaatcctCAAGTGTAAGCCCATAGACACTAGTATTTCACTTAATCAAGCTTCATTCAAATTGCTTcagtcaattttttaaaaactagcTACCACACTTCTAAACATGCAACAAGAGACACAATGACATACCTCCAGcatcattttcttcaaaaatgtataaaaaaataaagcccAAATCTGAAAAACAAAATTCCTTCCACTAACACTTTCATTTCATAAAgtgattattaaaagaaaacaaatcccCAAGTGAAATATGTGGAACTAGTTTTCTGATAAATGAATAAGATAGGCAACATGGTAACACGCATGTTTAGCACCAACAATCAAAATTCTTAAACCCCAAAAACAACATCAACTCAAGACAACTACTtctccacaaaaaaaaaaaaaggtaaataaaTGGAAGAACAGAGGAAGGAAACGTGTCTTGAAGGAATGAAAGAAATCGTTACCTCTGTAGCGAAGCATCTGATGGCACACGCTGCTGGCTTTGTCTTCTCGTCTCATCCACTGATACTAAACAACGCATTGTCGTTTGGACAAGGTGAGTGCCGTCGTTTTGTACTGGGTCAAAGGATAATTTACCCAAGTAGATCATGGGCTGACGAGACCAAGGCCTTGGGGTTTGCTTTCTACACCCCTATCGGTATGTGAAAGATAAAATTGCCCCTAAACCAAGCTATATCATCTTGGAGTTGTATGAAAGGTATGTGATTTTTTCTTATTGTgcaaaattttggaaaatattatttgggaattttttaaattgtgtaaGATGAAATGACATGATATAGAGATGATTATAGTTCGTTGGTCGGTCTATCAAtttgttcaaaataaaattagtcacgttaatatttttaacttatctatCCATTTTGTTTAATTCGTCTAACTCTCTAAATTAGAAAGGACAAAAACAGGACAACGCTAGTCTTCTAGTCcactttttcttattaaattaaaatttttatattcttttaaggatataaatatacaataatattgtaacttaaattattaacacTTATAAActaagtttcaattattagttataataaaattatttaatatataaatgtaataattattttaatttattcaattataaacattaattaatcaattaaaagcttaatatttatataattaaatatgtttttaatatgtgCGTGCTAGTCCACCTTTAAACAAGATGAGTTACAAATTCTAACTAGTTTTGTTGTAGCAGATCAGTCCAATTCAACCCGTTTTTTGTGGACTAAACCAAAACAGGTCAAACTGACCCGTTTTGTTACTCCCTACATGTAgatgtgtgtgtgcgtgctgGTCCACCCTTAAACAAGATGAGTTACAAATTCTAGCTAGTTTTGTTGTAGCATATCAGTCTCCATTTTTGTGGACTAAACCAAAACAGGTCGGACTGGCCCGTTTTGTTACTCCCTACATGTAGATATGATTgcctttttaataataatgacttccaatttcaaaagtcatttatttatatgtaattgATGGATTGTGCAAACAAGAATAAATTTTTAGATTTGAACTAGTACACGTTAGATAAAACATCAAAAATTTTTAGATAAAACACAATAGAACACATTACATCATGTTTATATACATTAGACTAAACATCAAAAACTTTTAAATCAACTTTTATCGTTAAAGTCTACCTTCGCTTTCACTTGTAAACTCATCTTCTCACACCATTATAGTGATCATTACAAAAGAAGAACAGAAGCAAaacaccaaaataaaaatagtaagctaatgataatttaaaacttacatattttacaaatttctaTAATAATACAATTCTTACTAACTTATAAACAAGACAAACATTCTTCCCTAGGAACAAAACAATTCAACATACATGATGATGAATCTATCCCAAGGCTCATAGTTTGGGCCAACGCTTAGGCTCATTCCTTTTATTTgcctttatttttaattaaataaatgattgttTAAGTTGGGCTATTTTTAATGTAGCCCATTTGTAAGTCTACTCCATGAGCACACATTTGGGTCATTATTATGCATCGTGGGCCTTTGAATCCAACAGCCCAGTTCATCCGTTGGAGTGTGGAGGATTCTCTACATCATGCgtgtgtaagacccgtagaatttaattaattaaataaataattaattaataaatgcgggaggagaaataattatgaaattaaattatggttaatatgatgtggaagagtgttagctcatgtggttgagagtactttgattgtgtgagaggacttggattcaagtcctatgtatgctaacttttgtgttattattttattatttaaatctatgaaaACAAGTTCTGGTATGTTATGATGTCTGAATTATgattgttagcatgaaacatgattagtagaattggttatgcacttgaaTGGTGACTAAGTGGTCAATGGGTTCTAACCTTGGTAATTCTAaatgaaacttatttttattttgctaatgtTAACTTTGGATGGAATTGGAAAGGTTAACAGAAACCTACTGGAATCAGCACGGCCAAGGGGGGGCAGCAATCACCATTCATGATGAGAGATGAATGGCTATTAAGAGTTAATAAGCtgaattttcgtttttaattctTGGGTTAAcctaaagtactagtttaaaaggCAAAAGTTAGAGTTTAGGCAAGGTTTTGCAAGGCTGAACTTAAACCTAGAAAACATAGACAAAAGTGAGTGAGAGGGGTCTGGCGTGAGTGAGTTTGGAGGCGGGGTTGAGGAAATTCAAGggtggccattggtgatcaaaggaaAAAGCTTGAGGATTTCAAGTATAGCAAAGGAaatcaggttaggggagttttccCACGTTAAATTTATGTACTCGCATGAAATGTTAATAGATGTGTGATAAAAATGCATGAACTATGATTATACTGTGACTTTTTATGgattctggaatttttccagaaaccgcctggcgggctatgcatagccgccaggcggctcatatAATTTGTGCTTGTTTCTGGTTTCGTGgaggaactgcctggcggtgagaccttataccgccaggcgacgtagCCTGATAACCCATTTCTGGGTTTCTCTAATGAACTGTCTAGCGGTGATGAatttccgccaggcgacgcaagccATGTTGACTCGATTTCGTGTTTTCGAGTGTTCTGGAAGGATTCTGATCAGGGAAAACCCAAGGGGGTATTGATTAAGGAAAGATGTAACCTATATTTTATTGATCTTTGGTGCAATCGATGGTGGAAATCAATAGAACAGTGATAATGCAGCCTTAGGGTTGACGATGGAGGATTGGTAGGGTGCCATAGCATAGTTGTTAATTTTCTAAAACCAAATTATgttgaaattaatttagttgATATTGGGTATCCCTGGAATTATTATATTGGAGGGGAAGCGCTCAAGATGGTGATATGTGAGGATACAGGTAATGAGAGAAACATGTCTCGGGTGCAGAAAATCTGGGAAAAAATTGCCCAGGAAtttatgcaccgcctggcggcacgcgatctgccgccaggcgccatctcAGAGTTATTAGTTTTGTGTTGCTGTAAGAGAAGATGTTGGTGTTGGAAACTCAGTGACTCAGGAAGGAAAGAATAGAGTCAAGGAAATACATATTTGTGAATGAGAAACGTGGTTAGTAGAGAGTTGAGTTGTGTTAGGAGGCGGTGGGAACTTTATCGCATCATAGAGGAATGGTTCATTGATATCAGAAGGTGAATTGGATTGGGAAAACCAACGAGAAGGGGGTTGAGAATTTGGGGTACTATTAGGTGTCAAACTAAATCAGAACGTACTTACTATTTATATGAGTTGGAATAATGAGTTAAGAAAGATAAATGGGATGATGGTAAGCTCATTTTGGTTAAGAATGGGAAGGGTATAAAACTGCACAGTGAAAGATGTTAAATCTAAAGGTGGGAATGACATACTTGGGAGAAAAACTCAACCTAGGGATGAGTAGCGATCCAAATGATTTAGAAAAGTTGTCTTGGGGACACTATGATAATGGGAAGATATAGCAATTAGAAGGTAGCAATACTACAAATATTAAGGGAAATGATTTCTGAAAAAGTGTCAGGAGTAGATGGAGGATTTCGTTCGATAAAGTGCAGAAAAGACCAAATCAGGGACTGttctggtatagcgcctggcaGCGTAGAGCAAACCGCCAGGCGGGATTGACCATTCCAGAGAAGAGCTTaacgcgtggcgcctggcggaccagaggttaccgccaggcggtgtctGAATGCAGAGGGTGCTTTAAGGCGCtctgcgcctggcggtacgcgacacccgccaggaggtctggaagctggcagcgcctggcggtacgtgtccccctcCAGGCGATTTGCACTGTTGCAGCTTTGAAACTTTGGTTGTGTatttgtgatctacaaggcgtctagtggtgctttaaaggtggggttgctagtgttccttgagttgtggcttagaacgtatcccttgagttgtggctcgggataggggttaagcacgtggtattccttgagttgtggctcggaataacatctcttgagttgtggctcggaataacatctcttgagttgtggctcgggatggcggatgaacacgaggaacccttgagttgtggctcgggttggcgagtgttgccggtatgagtgtgctggttgtggccagtacggatgggtccagatagattgccctcctcagttgttggctgacgagtttggtagtcttgggacgatacagactatgttcgtatatgggaactctacctggcgttgcggtgtatggtCCGTAACATGTTTTCccacacgtgctctatcggttgtggccgataggtatggcagcaagttaccttgaagtaatccttagacgatgtagaacacgaataatctgattTGGGGGTCGGATTGCAGGAATAAAAGTATAAGGCAATATGGGAAGTTAAGTTAAATGTTGTGATATGTATTCATGttgatatatatgtttgtagcattatatatatgatttacctgttaagctcaccctatctgcgtgtgtttggcgatgatcgtatacgcggtacacgggaacAGAGGttgatgatgcaggtggctttggtgcagcttagtcgcggagaggggttCAACTTGGGAAACTCTTATGTTATTTATTGCTTTCGAAAacagttgtaaaccctgatgtgtaattttataacattatgatTTTTGTATTGTAGTGGATGTTTATAAAGTTTTTTCGAtcgtttaataaaatttaaattttcccgcgctttgtgaaaatgaggtattattaaatgcgctgagtattttatttttctttattttatttataaacccgtaatatcctgacgggatttTACAGCGTGCACCAGCGTTATTGCGTGAGTGACATTGGGCCTAAAAGTGGCATTTGAAGCCCATTATCACACTAGCCATATTCCAACGAAACTTGTAGCACTCTTGCTTCATGCCACGCGTGGAAGGCATTTTGATTTCAACATTCTTTGTGGGCCTACAAGTGGCAGCCCAATTTCATGCCACGTTTTCCTTACATGAAGGGTCCATGTTCTTCTAAAGATTGAAGCCCAATAATTCATACCAGCAACATCCTTTGGGGTTGAGAACCAGCGTGCACGTGTTGCaccctctgctagggttttcccCTTTTCCATCCTCACGCATGCCACCATCTTCACGGCGGGTTTCTTCCCTCACCTTAGCACCGTTAGGATTTTTGTTCCAACCCATTCTTGTTGTTAGGTTATTGTTAGACGACATCTTCTTCTGTTTGTTTTTTCAGCTGCCCCTTCCTTCATTATAAAAAGGGCAAGCCAACCTCTTGCAAAAGTTAGCTTAAATGAATGAGATGAGGTTTTAACCCACATTTGTCAGCTCACATTTCCTTAGTTGAGGATTTCTCCTCCTAGGGTTACCGGAACAGTGAGGAATGTGCGAGTTTCCCACTAGAACTCCGATCTAATCGAGTAATTCGAGTCTTCCGTTGTGTTTCGAATATGTTCCACATGAATTAATCGGTGGAACACCGATTGGAGTGGATGTCTGGTGAATCCCGCAACGAAGCATCTCCACATCATATCATGGCTTTAGACTCAATATCTAGATTTATGCATTAACTTGAACACTAGAAGCATTGCACCTGTCATGAAATTGTGAAACAAAGTACAAAGAGTGGTCATACCAAACTGCATAATCTCAATCTCCACATGACAAGGTAAGTTTAACTTATGCCTTCGCCAAAAAAGGGGTCACACCCCAAATCCCGCTAGAAGAACCTCCTTCAACACTCACCACCTAGACTACCATACTCTATATGAGTTTGTAATTCTAGTAGAGTTTATGATGACTTATCACCAACACCTATCACTAATCAATTCATACACTAAAACTAACAAAAGTAGTATTCCTCCTTAGGAACACTACCACCACACAGTACACATCTCTTTCACCAACTTTTTTAATCCATACATTACTTGATATCAAAATATAACCTTCCCCAATTAATACACAAAATACCATAACAAGATTCCgcaaattaatttgaaaattaacttAGTACATATTACCCAATGCAAACCCAAGAACACTCAACAATACCTTGACAAATAGTTACTTGAGAGAAAAGATCAAACTCGCGCCCAACAGTTTGAGTCTTCCACCCAACGGTGAAGTCAATGCCTAACACCTACCCTAGAGCTTTCCATAATTTAAATTCCAGAATGATGCCCAACAATATTCAAGTAGTGCCTAGTGCTAACTACCCTTGTAGCCCCTATTAAGTGAGTGCTTAATGGCCTGAGCATGGTGTCTAACACTTTGGACCATTAGACTCATTATCAAGTGAGCGCTCAACGATACAAAGTAGTGCCCAACACTATGGCCTTTAGAGCTCTTTGACTTGCCCATTTTGAAGTGGCATCTAGCGATAAATACTTCGCACAATATATCAGAAAATAGTGAGAATATGGCATTTCAATTTGTACAAATGTTCAATCCCAAATTCCCTCAATATTTGTCTCCGCAGCAATAGAGAATCTCTTTTTGCCATGACTGCTTTGTCTTCTGACTTATTATTGTTgattttaaaccaaaaacaaagaCATTGTT encodes:
- the LOC114174033 gene encoding uncharacterized protein LOC114174033; this encodes MNIAQVTACQPWISVKNISQLHKLHSKPYGLPKSFGPCSCVLLTLRARQSFGLKCRPISQSRKPLHICLAGEQGMMGNDDENSPWKSIEKAIGKFKGQNSIEDVLRRQIEKGDYYDSGGDGGEKPPGGGGNSGGSGPDGSGDSEDESLSGMLEENLQVFLATLGFIFLYIYIITGEEITKLARDYIRYLFGGPQSVRLKNAMYQCGVIYNTLTAPKEEEDEDDEFWLEEAILSTPTWWYDPDDYREALKNYLLSGSDEAMAMRDHLGLQSDDHVRYYLESDYDEDDENVNNNYEKEDDYEINFP